The proteins below come from a single Methanospirillum lacunae genomic window:
- a CDS encoding PAS domain S-box protein, with the protein MIVDKYQILYVDDDEDLLTIGKLFLERSSDFSVDIIPSPREAIERIFSGSYHAIVSDYEMPALNGIELLRKIRESGNNTPFIIFTGRGREDVVIEALNSGADFYLQKGGEPKSEFAELSHKIRSAIERREAIDALKTSRLQLSEMISALPDPTFAIDKDHRVTAWNRAIEKFTGVSGKDIIGLSGYVYSIPFMGIEKPQIIDLILDDIPGVADEYPEFRHEGDQIIAENYFHLPNGERYLRIHAGPLYSSEMQVTGAIATIRDITDQFLSELELRNYMDIYQYITDYTADWEYWENPDNQIIYCSPTALTVTGYPNTEFVQNRSLITEIIHPDDKELWQNHIQINEDKKTSERIEFRIINRNGNIRWIEHICIPVFGSHGAYIGRRVSNRDITERKQTEEIIRENESRLRTLINAMPDIICFKDGEGRWIEANDFDIELFQLEGVQYKNKTDRELAEYNSFYRDAFLVCQDSDEKAWQAGTSIRGIESIPRPDGPDRVFDIIKVPTFHEDGSRKGLVIIGRDITELYSAQQALKKSEREFRNIFDNSALGIFQTTPEGKNRALNPAFARIFGYESPEQMIEEVVNIGDQIYVNPEKRLEFVRTLLDKGSIEGYEVEMYRKDSKKIWISLYARLVQEGDDIWFEGTIEEITARKNAENELVEAYANLQAANEELIATEEELKRQYDTNDANLKELLHSQSRFRDLFFSSPIGHEWFDADGKLLEINQACLDIFGITNYEGLKGFNLWEDPNLPANLREKVEKGEIQKFEALFDFEKIWSRNQYQTSKSGTMYLEVVISPIWDSQNLSQRGFLVHVIDITAKKNLEKSLVERIVALTQPLNEPGSVQFADLFNIDQLQQLQDAFSEATQVGSLITLPDGTWITKPSNFCRLCNDIIRKTEKGKANCTHSDQSIGRFHPSGPVIQRCMSGGLWDAAANITVGGNHIASWLIGQVKNEDVNEDEVLAYADEIGANREKFKEAFAEVPQMSREQFGKVASILYLFANELSARAYQNVQQARFISERQRAETALKRANEQINLLTSITRHDINNKLTAMIAYLVLIKDNPNDSECKTYIGKIEQIASTMRNQIEFTKVYQDLGSHEPLWQKIQEILPYQEIPPEIAFKSNVSGLEVYADPMLEKVFQTLLDNSIRHGEKVTMIEVSYVRESSGCTIFWQDNGAGISDQEKTFIFDRGYGKNTGLGLFLAKEILGITGVEIQETGIHGKGARFEIHIPSDMFRIRGSQ; encoded by the coding sequence ATGATAGTTGATAAATATCAGATCCTCTATGTTGACGATGATGAGGATCTGCTGACAATAGGTAAACTTTTTCTGGAGCGTTCCAGTGATTTTTCAGTAGATATTATCCCTTCTCCTCGTGAGGCAATTGAAAGAATATTTTCAGGTTCATATCATGCTATAGTCTCTGATTACGAGATGCCTGCACTCAATGGAATTGAGTTGCTCCGAAAAATCAGAGAATCTGGAAATAACACACCTTTTATTATATTCACCGGAAGGGGACGCGAAGATGTTGTTATTGAAGCTCTCAACAGTGGGGCTGATTTTTATCTGCAAAAAGGAGGAGAACCAAAATCTGAGTTCGCCGAGCTGAGTCATAAAATCAGAAGTGCCATTGAACGAAGGGAGGCAATCGATGCACTCAAAACCTCTAGGCTCCAGCTTTCAGAGATGATCTCCGCCCTTCCAGATCCCACCTTTGCCATTGATAAAGATCATCGTGTTACTGCATGGAATCGTGCCATTGAAAAATTTACAGGGGTTTCAGGAAAAGACATTATCGGCTTGTCAGGATATGTTTATTCCATCCCTTTCATGGGCATTGAAAAACCCCAGATTATTGATCTGATACTTGATGATATCCCGGGAGTTGCAGACGAATACCCGGAATTCAGGCATGAAGGCGATCAGATTATCGCTGAAAACTATTTTCATCTCCCAAACGGTGAAAGATATCTGCGTATTCATGCAGGTCCTCTGTATTCATCTGAAATGCAAGTAACCGGTGCAATTGCAACTATCAGGGATATTACGGATCAGTTCCTTTCTGAACTTGAATTGCGCAATTACATGGATATTTACCAATATATCACAGATTACACTGCAGACTGGGAGTACTGGGAAAATCCGGACAATCAGATCATTTACTGTTCCCCGACTGCCCTTACCGTAACCGGATACCCAAATACTGAATTTGTTCAGAACCGCTCTCTTATCACAGAAATAATTCACCCTGATGATAAGGAACTCTGGCAGAATCATATACAAATAAATGAAGATAAAAAAACCAGTGAAAGGATTGAATTCAGGATTATCAATCGCAACGGCAATATCAGATGGATTGAACATATCTGCATCCCAGTGTTTGGATCACATGGAGCATATATCGGCAGAAGAGTAAGCAATCGGGATATAACTGAACGAAAACAGACTGAAGAAATCATACGTGAAAATGAGTCACGGCTTCGAACCCTTATCAATGCAATGCCTGATATCATCTGCTTCAAGGATGGGGAAGGCAGGTGGATTGAAGCAAATGATTTTGATATTGAGTTATTCCAACTCGAGGGTGTGCAATATAAGAATAAAACAGATAGGGAACTTGCAGAATATAACTCATTTTACCGGGATGCATTCCTGGTCTGTCAAGATTCAGATGAAAAGGCATGGCAGGCAGGAACCAGTATCAGGGGAATAGAAAGTATCCCACGTCCTGATGGACCGGACAGGGTGTTTGACATCATCAAGGTGCCAACTTTCCATGAAGACGGCAGCAGAAAAGGACTCGTAATTATCGGTAGGGACATCACAGAACTGTATTCAGCTCAGCAGGCGCTCAAAAAGAGTGAACGCGAATTCAGAAACATCTTTGACAATTCAGCACTTGGAATATTCCAGACTACCCCGGAGGGCAAGAACCGGGCTTTAAATCCGGCATTCGCCAGGATATTTGGATATGAATCCCCTGAACAGATGATTGAAGAAGTGGTCAATATTGGAGACCAGATTTATGTAAATCCAGAAAAACGCCTCGAATTTGTCAGGACACTATTGGATAAGGGATCAATTGAAGGGTATGAAGTTGAGATGTATCGCAAGGATTCAAAGAAGATTTGGATCTCACTTTATGCCCGGCTGGTTCAGGAAGGGGATGACATCTGGTTCGAAGGCACCATCGAAGAAATTACGGCACGAAAAAATGCTGAAAATGAGTTAGTTGAAGCATATGCAAACCTGCAGGCAGCCAACGAGGAACTCATCGCAACTGAAGAAGAACTTAAAAGACAATATGATACAAACGATGCGAATCTTAAAGAGTTGCTGCACAGCCAGTCCAGATTCAGGGATCTCTTCTTTAGTTCACCAATAGGGCACGAATGGTTCGATGCTGATGGGAAACTCCTTGAGATTAATCAGGCATGCCTGGATATTTTTGGTATCACAAACTATGAGGGCCTGAAAGGATTCAACCTTTGGGAAGATCCAAATCTACCCGCTAATTTACGCGAAAAAGTGGAAAAGGGTGAAATTCAGAAATTTGAGGCCCTTTTTGACTTTGAAAAGATATGGTCACGGAACCAGTACCAGACCTCAAAATCCGGAACAATGTATCTGGAGGTGGTCATCAGTCCAATATGGGATAGTCAGAACCTATCCCAGAGAGGATTTCTTGTTCATGTTATTGATATTACAGCAAAAAAGAATCTTGAAAAGTCACTGGTAGAAAGAATAGTGGCTCTTACACAGCCTCTGAATGAACCAGGATCAGTTCAGTTTGCAGATCTCTTCAACATCGATCAGCTTCAGCAGCTTCAGGATGCATTTTCAGAGGCCACACAGGTAGGATCCTTGATTACCCTTCCTGATGGCACATGGATTACAAAGCCTAGCAACTTTTGCAGGCTTTGCAATGATATTATCCGAAAAACTGAGAAAGGAAAGGCAAACTGTACACATTCAGATCAGTCTATTGGCAGATTTCACCCGTCTGGTCCTGTTATCCAGCGATGTATGAGCGGAGGATTGTGGGATGCAGCTGCAAACATTACCGTAGGGGGAAACCACATTGCAAGTTGGCTTATCGGGCAGGTAAAGAACGAGGATGTAAACGAAGATGAGGTTCTGGCATATGCTGATGAGATTGGTGCAAACCGGGAGAAATTCAAAGAGGCATTTGCAGAAGTCCCGCAAATGTCAAGAGAACAATTTGGAAAAGTTGCTTCAATTCTCTATCTCTTTGCAAACGAACTTTCAGCCAGAGCATACCAGAATGTTCAGCAGGCCAGGTTCATCAGTGAACGACAACGTGCAGAAACTGCCCTCAAGAGAGCCAACGAACAGATAAACCTGCTAACCAGCATTACCCGTCATGATATCAACAACAAATTAACTGCCATGATCGCATATCTCGTCCTGATAAAAGATAATCCAAATGATTCTGAATGCAAAACCTACATAGGGAAGATTGAGCAGATCGCAAGTACCATGAGAAACCAGATTGAATTTACCAAAGTTTACCAGGATCTCGGTTCTCATGAACCTCTATGGCAGAAAATTCAGGAAATTCTTCCATATCAGGAAATTCCTCCTGAAATTGCCTTCAAATCAAACGTTTCAGGTTTGGAAGTATATGCTGATCCTATGCTGGAAAAGGTCTTTCAGACCCTGCTTGATAATTCAATCAGACACGGTGAGAAAGTAACTATGATTGAAGTATCATATGTCCGGGAATCATCTGGCTGTACAATATTTTGGCAAGATAACGGAGCAGGGATTTCAGACCAGGAAAAAACATTTATCTTCGACAGGGGATATGGAAAAAATACCGGACTGGGACTCTTCCTTGCCAAAGAAATACTTGGGATTACTGGAGTTGAGATTCAAGAGACAGGAATTCATGGGAAAGGGGCCCGATTTGAGATACATATTCCTTCTGATATGTTCAGAATCCGGGGTTCTCAGTAG
- a CDS encoding YkgJ family cysteine cluster protein translates to MKHKVSVSPHMHHLYDDQTIFTERPDACPFFRRDDKDGLHYCTVHLTRPDICQEYGCWRFLILDSSGNRAGRVMQSRHLHAEDPDLEKIWDTSVRTLHEPDDKVWDQKMCDIVRRAGFQIRS, encoded by the coding sequence ATGAAGCATAAAGTATCGGTCTCTCCACACATGCATCATCTCTACGATGATCAGACAATATTTACTGAGCGTCCTGATGCCTGTCCTTTCTTCAGGAGAGATGATAAAGATGGTCTCCATTACTGCACAGTCCATCTCACACGGCCTGATATCTGCCAGGAATATGGGTGTTGGCGGTTTCTGATTCTTGACTCATCTGGTAACCGTGCCGGACGAGTGATGCAGAGCAGACATCTCCATGCAGAAGACCCGGATTTGGAAAAAATTTGGGATACCAGTGTAAGAACTCTTCATGAACCTGATGATAAGGTTTGGGATCAAAAGATGTGTGATATCGTACGGAGAGCTGGATTTCAGATTAGATCATAA
- a CDS encoding PEGA domain-containing protein, whose translation MKWFIIALILVFVLIVIPGFSDTNQSQAGYLSIISSPSGATVTFDGINSGVTPVIIPIPNSSRLPHSITLEMTGYQDWTTTVNKNPDTGSVETISATLTDSTDTGTIQVISDPTGATATCDGSNTQLTPYTYRGLSPGKHEISLSLNGYYPYSTTISVASGAESVISAALSPEETRSTGSISVSSDPTGATVTLDEMQSKITPNTFTNVKTGTHTIEIKKSGYSSYTSTVTVTSGVESEISASLSRVKNTGSLTVNSDPSGASIYLNNVYYGISPIHIDTLDTGIYTIKAEKSSYNSDTEIINLIKGQENTVQLTLSSKMPERPFNRWMDIAPMGIPLGGDIPMGSPGMPPGPR comes from the coding sequence ATGAAATGGTTTATTATAGCTTTAATTCTTGTTTTTGTACTCATAGTAATTCCAGGTTTTTCGGACACAAACCAGTCACAAGCAGGATACCTCAGTATCATCTCATCCCCTTCCGGAGCTACGGTCACATTTGACGGGATTAATTCTGGAGTAACTCCGGTAATAATTCCGATCCCAAATAGCAGCAGACTTCCGCATTCTATTACCCTCGAAATGACCGGCTATCAGGACTGGACCACCACAGTAAATAAAAATCCGGATACAGGAAGTGTTGAAACAATATCTGCAACCCTCACTGACAGCACAGATACCGGAACAATTCAGGTAATATCTGATCCAACAGGGGCGACGGCAACCTGTGATGGATCAAATACACAGTTGACACCATATACATACCGCGGATTATCACCAGGCAAACATGAAATCAGCCTTTCTCTTAATGGATACTATCCCTATTCTACTACTATATCTGTTGCATCAGGAGCTGAATCAGTTATATCAGCAGCACTCAGCCCGGAAGAAACCAGATCCACGGGATCAATATCTGTCTCTTCAGATCCGACCGGGGCTACAGTAACTCTTGATGAGATGCAATCAAAGATAACACCCAATACCTTCACAAATGTCAAGACCGGAACTCATACTATAGAGATCAAAAAATCAGGGTATTCATCATATACATCAACAGTGACGGTGACATCAGGTGTTGAATCTGAAATTTCTGCTTCACTTAGCCGTGTGAAAAATACCGGGTCTCTTACCGTCAATTCAGACCCTTCAGGAGCTAGTATCTACCTTAATAACGTGTATTACGGAATCTCTCCAATTCACATCGATACACTGGATACAGGGATTTACACCATAAAAGCAGAAAAATCATCATACAACAGCGACACTGAGATCATCAACCTGATAAAAGGACAGGAGAATACGGTTCAGTTAACTCTCTCGTCAAAAATGCCTGAAAGACCATTCAATCGTTGGATGGATATTGCACCGATGGGTATTCCACTTGGAGGGGATATTCCGATGGGCAGTCCGGGTATGCCTCCCGGACCGCGATAA
- a CDS encoding flavin reductase family protein — protein MTEKITLGPMPYMSVMPAVLVGSNVKGKPNYMTAAWATVASMAPPMVCVALNKARYTALGIEDNKSFSLNVTTSSQVIETDYCGITSGSQKDKSDIFTSFYGKLETAPMAAECPVNIECKLFTSVDCGSHLLYIGEVIEVHADKSCVTDGKPDIKKINPIVYAQATYFSVGSETGKAFSDGRKYQQ, from the coding sequence ATGACAGAAAAAATCACGCTCGGCCCAATGCCGTACATGAGTGTTATGCCTGCTGTCCTCGTTGGCAGTAATGTTAAAGGAAAACCAAATTATATGACTGCTGCATGGGCTACGGTAGCATCTATGGCCCCACCTATGGTGTGTGTTGCCCTCAACAAGGCCAGGTACACAGCTCTGGGTATTGAAGATAATAAATCCTTTAGTCTGAATGTTACAACCTCATCACAGGTTATTGAAACCGATTATTGCGGGATTACGTCTGGATCACAAAAAGACAAATCAGATATCTTTACTTCTTTCTATGGAAAACTGGAAACAGCCCCAATGGCTGCAGAATGTCCGGTCAACATCGAATGTAAACTCTTCACTTCTGTTGATTGCGGCAGCCACCTGCTGTACATCGGAGAGGTTATAGAAGTACATGCCGACAAGAGTTGCGTAACAGATGGAAAGCCCGACATTAAAAAGATCAACCCGATTGTCTATGCTCAGGCAACATATTTTAGCGTTGGATCAGAAACCGGGAAGGCTTTTTCAGATGGAAGGAAGTACCAGCAATAA
- the lon gene encoding endopeptidase La encodes MSTTEFTQSPAEQEHFVLPLYEIVVFPNTRTKIMVDKETGNLLLQEMSRSDGHPIGLTVKTGTIPSEISASSVYPIGNLLEISFIQPAEEGYLVCVHALKKVRADTITDREGRLFATWVPAEESSDLDTQAHDEVLGEIKETIHEISNHFQGSEQFTQPVDKMTSIDTVIGFTMPYVPVSLEEKQALLEISSQQERALAFLDLLLKVKEQIDFKIEVTRKVSDKISKTNREAILREQLRVIQEELNDIEGNGPGDSGYRDRINQSQMPEDVKKKALAEVKKLEMGGPHNHEAPVIRNYLDLLLDLPWVTGERSGIDIDTTRKVLENNHYGLEKVKERIIQHLAVMKLKNDKQGSILLFAGPPGTGKTSLGKSIAEALGREYVRVSLGGIKDEAEIRGHRRTYIGALPGRIIQGIKRAATKNPVFVLDEIDKLSASYSGDPASALLEVLDPEQNNSFSDHYLEVPYDLSDVLFIATANSLSSIPGPLLDRMELIEISSYTKHEVFAIAKQHLLPKTIEEHGLDGGKLQIEDDALSLVIEKYTREAGVRGLKKQLDRIARYVSEKIVSGRADLPYVVSAEMLGEILGKEVFRHEAARSRLTPGVATGLAWTPVGGEILFIEGTFMPGTGKLTLTGQLGDVMKESANISMSLIRSRFAHSANQFDFMTSDIHIHVPSGATPKDGPSAGVTLFTALVSLITGKTVDPKLGMTGEITLSGAVLPVGGIKEKVLAAHRAGLTKIILPKENERDIEEIPADVRDELTFVPVESIEEVLREALDIDLPEMVLFTPRSSLASVQNI; translated from the coding sequence ATGAGTACCACCGAATTCACACAATCACCAGCAGAACAGGAGCATTTCGTACTGCCCCTTTACGAGATTGTAGTGTTTCCCAACACGCGGACAAAGATCATGGTAGACAAAGAAACGGGTAATCTTCTTCTGCAGGAGATGAGCAGGAGTGATGGTCATCCAATTGGTCTGACTGTAAAAACCGGAACTATCCCGTCAGAGATATCTGCGTCTTCTGTATATCCCATTGGTAATCTTCTCGAAATCTCATTCATTCAGCCGGCGGAGGAAGGATACCTTGTATGTGTTCATGCACTCAAAAAAGTCAGGGCTGATACTATCACCGACCGTGAGGGTCGATTATTTGCAACCTGGGTTCCGGCTGAAGAATCATCTGATCTTGATACCCAGGCTCATGACGAGGTACTTGGAGAAATTAAAGAGACGATTCATGAAATAAGTAATCATTTCCAGGGTTCTGAACAGTTCACCCAGCCGGTTGACAAAATGACCTCAATAGATACTGTGATTGGGTTTACCATGCCGTATGTTCCGGTCTCACTAGAAGAGAAACAGGCACTTCTGGAGATTTCTTCACAGCAGGAACGGGCTCTGGCATTTCTCGATCTGTTACTCAAGGTCAAGGAGCAGATAGATTTCAAGATTGAGGTCACCAGGAAGGTTTCTGATAAGATCTCAAAGACAAATCGTGAAGCCATTCTCAGAGAGCAACTCCGTGTGATTCAGGAAGAACTGAATGATATTGAGGGAAATGGTCCGGGAGATTCAGGATACCGGGATCGAATCAATCAGTCACAGATGCCTGAAGATGTAAAGAAAAAAGCTCTTGCTGAAGTCAAGAAGCTCGAGATGGGCGGACCGCATAATCACGAAGCTCCGGTTATACGAAACTATCTCGATCTTCTGCTTGATCTGCCATGGGTTACCGGGGAGAGATCTGGCATAGATATTGATACAACCAGAAAGGTCCTGGAAAATAACCACTACGGGCTTGAGAAAGTCAAGGAACGGATCATACAACATCTTGCAGTCATGAAACTAAAAAATGACAAACAGGGCTCTATCCTCCTCTTTGCCGGACCTCCGGGAACAGGAAAAACAAGCCTTGGCAAGAGTATTGCGGAGGCCCTGGGTAGAGAATATGTCCGAGTAAGCCTTGGTGGAATAAAGGATGAGGCAGAGATTCGTGGTCATCGCCGTACGTATATCGGAGCACTTCCCGGAAGGATTATACAGGGGATCAAGCGGGCAGCAACAAAAAATCCTGTCTTTGTACTTGATGAAATTGATAAATTAAGTGCATCTTATTCAGGGGATCCGGCAAGTGCCCTGCTTGAAGTGCTCGACCCTGAACAGAACAACAGTTTCTCAGATCATTACCTTGAGGTACCTTATGATCTCTCTGATGTGCTCTTCATTGCAACGGCAAACTCTCTCTCATCTATCCCGGGACCACTCCTTGACCGGATGGAACTGATAGAGATCTCAAGTTATACGAAGCATGAGGTATTTGCTATCGCCAAACAGCACCTGCTTCCAAAAACAATTGAGGAACATGGGCTTGATGGAGGGAAACTGCAGATAGAGGATGATGCCCTCTCACTCGTAATTGAGAAGTATACCCGTGAAGCTGGTGTCCGAGGTCTGAAGAAACAGCTCGACCGGATTGCCCGGTATGTATCTGAAAAGATCGTTTCAGGAAGAGCTGATCTGCCATATGTAGTGTCAGCGGAAATGCTTGGGGAGATACTAGGGAAAGAAGTCTTCAGGCATGAGGCAGCACGTAGCCGGCTTACTCCAGGGGTTGCAACCGGCCTTGCATGGACACCGGTAGGAGGAGAGATCCTCTTTATTGAGGGAACCTTCATGCCAGGCACCGGAAAACTAACACTTACCGGCCAACTTGGTGATGTTATGAAAGAGTCGGCAAATATTTCCATGAGTCTGATCAGGTCACGGTTTGCCCATTCTGCAAACCAGTTTGATTTCATGACCAGCGACATACACATCCATGTCCCATCTGGAGCGACGCCTAAGGATGGCCCTTCAGCAGGTGTGACATTGTTCACAGCTCTGGTATCACTCATTACCGGAAAAACAGTGGATCCAAAGCTTGGGATGACAGGGGAGATCACCCTGAGCGGAGCAGTTCTCCCTGTTGGCGGAATCAAGGAGAAGGTTCTTGCAGCTCATCGGGCAGGGTTGACAAAGATCATTCTCCCGAAGGAGAATGAGCGTGATATTGAGGAGATACCGGCGGATGTCAGGGATGAACTGACCTTTGTTCCAGTTGAGAGCATCGAAGAGGTTCTTCGCGAAGCATTGGATATTGATCTTCCGGAAATGGTCTTGTTTACTCCCCGATCTTCCCTTGCATCGGTTCAGAATATTTGA
- a CDS encoding MarR family winged helix-turn-helix transcriptional regulator, giving the protein MTAKKEHLFQVFDTLIRLKNECSCSIFSACELSDITVKQINYLKMIDAHDEVTFSRLAEITQNSKPTITEMMHKLDRMGCVYRQPCPHDGRINYIRLTGRGESIARSEQRALQQVVERLVDSLDDHEINLLIEILQKVS; this is encoded by the coding sequence ATGACGGCCAAGAAAGAACATCTTTTTCAGGTCTTTGATACCCTGATCAGACTGAAAAATGAATGTTCTTGTAGTATCTTCTCTGCCTGTGAGCTCTCGGATATCACGGTGAAGCAGATCAATTACCTGAAAATGATTGATGCCCATGATGAGGTCACGTTCAGCAGACTTGCTGAGATCACCCAGAATTCCAAGCCAACCATCACAGAGATGATGCATAAGTTAGATCGGATGGGCTGCGTATACAGGCAGCCTTGTCCACATGATGGAAGAATTAATTACATCCGTCTTACCGGAAGAGGAGAAAGTATCGCCCGTTCAGAACAGAGAGCCCTTCAGCAGGTTGTTGAAAGACTCGTCGATTCACTGGACGATCATGAGATTAATCTTCTGATAGAGATCCTGCAAAAAGTAAGCTAA
- the ilvB gene encoding biosynthetic-type acetolactate synthase large subunit produces the protein MRTGAKILLDSLEFQGVETIFGYPGATVLPIYDELPKSGIRHILVRHEQAAAHAADGYARAGGGAGVCLATSGPGACNLVTGIATAYMDSIPVIAITGQVPTDQIGNQSFQEANITEITRPVTKQNYLVTKTADLAKTVSQAFSVAMTGRPGPVLIDIPKDVSTGLVSEEKQIGLRTKIIQEKQIDPNTRRLCVKAVEMISNAETPIILAGGGVISSHASEEIQILANRFGIPVTTTLLGIGTIPSDNPLNLGMIGMHGTIAANHAVDTCDLLIAIGTRFSDRSCGTGGLFAPHAAVIHVDIDPGEIGKNRTVDLSLIGDAKDILQEIIRKIRRLRTTIAWRDQINIWKHQADLSPISESNGLYPQQVIRTLASILKGRGIIVSEVGQNQMWTAQNYRFQRPRSFLTSGGLGTMGFGLPAAMGASFACPDQQICTIAGDGSLQMNIQEFATLAEYKIPVKILVLNNQYLGMVRQWQELFYARRYSFTELPSIEFTKIAAAYGIEGVRVDSPEEIPEAIKDAFTTKGPFLIDFRILREENVFPMVPAGAKATEMIFKNTG, from the coding sequence ATGAGGACTGGAGCAAAAATTCTTCTTGATTCTCTCGAATTTCAGGGAGTTGAGACGATTTTTGGATACCCCGGCGCTACAGTACTGCCAATCTATGATGAACTTCCTAAATCAGGGATCAGGCATATTCTTGTCAGGCATGAACAAGCTGCAGCTCATGCTGCAGATGGCTATGCCAGAGCTGGAGGTGGGGCTGGTGTCTGCCTGGCAACTTCCGGACCTGGAGCCTGTAACCTGGTTACCGGTATAGCCACTGCATACATGGACTCAATCCCGGTTATTGCAATAACCGGACAGGTTCCCACGGATCAGATTGGAAATCAATCATTCCAGGAAGCAAATATCACCGAGATCACCAGGCCGGTGACCAAACAGAATTATCTGGTGACAAAAACTGCTGATCTTGCAAAAACGGTGAGTCAGGCATTCAGTGTCGCGATGACTGGACGACCTGGCCCGGTCCTGATTGACATTCCAAAAGATGTTTCAACAGGCCTTGTTTCTGAAGAAAAGCAAATTGGGCTGAGAACAAAAATAATCCAGGAAAAGCAGATCGATCCTAATACCAGAAGACTCTGTGTCAAAGCAGTTGAGATGATATCAAATGCAGAAACTCCGATCATCCTCGCAGGTGGAGGAGTTATCAGTAGTCATGCATCAGAAGAGATCCAGATTCTTGCCAACCGGTTTGGTATACCTGTTACAACTACCCTGCTCGGTATTGGAACAATTCCTTCAGATAATCCCCTCAACCTGGGTATGATAGGAATGCATGGAACAATTGCGGCAAATCATGCGGTGGATACCTGTGACCTCCTTATTGCTATTGGTACCAGATTTTCAGACAGGAGTTGTGGGACCGGAGGTCTCTTTGCACCACATGCCGCAGTCATTCATGTTGACATTGATCCAGGTGAAATCGGAAAAAATCGCACCGTGGATCTTTCTCTTATCGGTGATGCAAAAGACATCCTTCAGGAGATTATCAGAAAAATCAGGAGATTGCGCACGACCATAGCATGGAGAGATCAGATCAATATCTGGAAACATCAGGCTGATCTATCACCTATTTCTGAAAGTAATGGCCTCTATCCCCAACAGGTCATCAGAACTCTAGCTTCGATTCTGAAAGGGAGAGGGATCATCGTTTCAGAAGTGGGACAGAATCAGATGTGGACCGCCCAGAACTACAGGTTTCAAAGACCACGATCATTTCTCACATCAGGAGGCTTGGGGACGATGGGTTTTGGACTACCGGCTGCAATGGGAGCCTCGTTTGCATGCCCGGATCAACAGATCTGTACCATTGCTGGGGACGGATCACTACAGATGAACATTCAGGAGTTTGCTACCCTGGCCGAATACAAGATTCCGGTCAAGATTCTGGTCTTGAATAATCAGTACCTCGGAATGGTGAGGCAATGGCAAGAGCTCTTCTATGCTCGAAGGTACTCATTTACTGAACTCCCATCAATTGAATTTACAAAGATTGCAGCAGCGTATGGAATCGAGGGAGTCAGAGTAGATAGTCCGGAGGAGATACCGGAGGCAATCAAGGATGCATTTACAACCAAAGGACCTTTCCTCATAGATTTCAGGATCTTACGTGAGGAGAATGTCTTTCCTATGGTACCTGCAGGTGCAAAAGCAACCGAGATGATTTTTAAAAATACAGGTTAA